One stretch of Caloramator mitchellensis DNA includes these proteins:
- the istB gene encoding IS21-like element helper ATPase IstB has product MNEAIVDKIRNYCKELKLGTNIVRSIGIIQADSHEEFLAKVLEIEIKHRETTRKNRYLKQAGFDVIKTFENYKFDHIEIPINLTIDALKSAEFVKKKENLILYGPVGTGKTHLAVAVGVAACMNNMKVKFFRTAALVNELIDAKNNGTLKKLLKQIEQVDLLICDEWGYIPIDIEGAKLLYQVIAGCYEKKSIILTTNLEFSKWNSIFFDEKLTNAILDRMVHHSHLLMFEGPSWRFQNSLMKCN; this is encoded by the coding sequence ATGAACGAAGCGATAGTAGATAAAATAAGAAATTACTGCAAAGAACTTAAGCTTGGGACAAATATTGTTAGAAGCATAGGGATTATACAAGCGGATAGTCATGAAGAATTTCTTGCTAAAGTGCTTGAAATAGAAATAAAGCATAGAGAAACTACAAGAAAAAATAGATATTTAAAACAAGCAGGATTTGATGTTATTAAGACCTTTGAAAACTATAAATTTGACCATATTGAAATACCAATTAATTTAACAATAGATGCACTCAAAAGTGCAGAATTTGTGAAAAAGAAAGAGAATTTAATACTATATGGACCAGTAGGCACAGGCAAAACACATCTTGCAGTAGCAGTTGGAGTTGCTGCCTGTATGAACAATATGAAGGTTAAGTTCTTCAGAACAGCTGCACTTGTTAATGAACTAATAGATGCAAAAAATAATGGGACATTGAAAAAATTATTAAAACAAATAGAGCAGGTAGACCTATTGATATGCGATGAATGGGGCTATATACCAATTGACATTGAAGGAGCTAAACTATTATACCAGGTTATAGCAGGATGCTATGAGAAAAAAAGCATAATATTAACTACAAACCTTGAATTTAGTAAATGGAATAGCATCTTTTTCGATGAAAAGCTAACAAATGCAATACTTGACAGGATGGTTCATCATAGTCATTTGCTAATGTTTGAAGGGCCAAGCTGGAGGTTCCAAAATTCATTAATGAAATGCAATTAA